The DNA segment AAATTAGAAAAGTTGCAAGAAGGAACTACAGTCGCTAATTCAAATAAGGAGCCCCGTATTTATAGGTAAGCGGCGATATTAGTGGCCGACCATTACTGGCACGCATTTAATGTTTTGGGGAAGCAAACCGACGGGACGTTTCGGTCACCTTGAGCGCTTACATCACGGGGATGATGCCATCATCAGGGACTCCTAAAAATCGAGgctcaaatcgtttcttatcatcttattctaagaaacgcggggacaaTCTGTATACCGTCAAAATCAAGTATGCTCGATTTAGTGGGCTCAAGGAACCACTTCAAGAATAAGTTTGAAGTATACTGGGTTCGAGGCTGATGGCAGAGTTCGAAGATCTAAGTGTCTGACGAATATCGAGGCCGAACGTGACCAGTCTCGAGATAATACCGTTATGGTTTTGTAACAGAAATAGCAAGATTCCCGCCACAACCCCAAGATCATGGCCTAAATTCCAGAATAGATTTGTACGAGTTAGTAcgaatccgtactaggcggttagacagttgtcccaataagattccttactataaatagaattgtaccttatttagggttcccctactatataaaggggaccccaatcatttgtaacgatcatcaatcattggcaaaagaatatactctcttactttcttGCTCATTATTCATCAGAATTGTCTATTAGCTTTATTGTCTTTACTTTATTGTTCTTGTGGACCTACCTCGAGGCCGTCACAGCTCGAGGTCAAGATTGGCCTAAGCACTGGTTTGATTCAACTTATTTCCTTAACTTATCGTTTGATTTcttggttattaattagtattgaattaaatcacatatctttaaaatcataaacaagtttaattgttactcatattttcgaGGAAAGAATGGTAATAGTAAGTCAATAATTGGTTTTATCATTTAGCAACTAACACAAGTTGTAGTTTAGAGAAACTGTGAATTTCAAAATTTTACTTTATAAATGCTATcacatattttcttaaaagtgaaTAACTGATTTTCAATTTTGACTAGATCATTGcacataaatttaaaaaatacttattttCAAGGTGTGGTCAAGAACAGTCAGTTAAGAATATACTTTATATTATTATTAGATGTTGTGCTATTTCACTTTCTATtcacacaaacaaatacaataaATTCTTATGCATACAATACTTATGTGGGAAATGAAAGTTAACAAACGTAACATTCAAATTTAGTAACAACAAAAAAAGTAATATTCCtacatatataatttttataaaaattaaattgtaCTACGCAGTAAACCAAATGCACTCTTAAGCATTTTTTTTAAAGGGATAACAATTTTAACTTTTGATGTTAAAAAAGGAACACTTTTGACTAAAAATTAGTATGTtcttcggattttttttttttttttttttatatttttcaggaACGTTTTCGTCATTACCAAATATTACCCCCAAAAAATTTCTAAAGCTAGGGATAATTATCGTTTGAAGCAGCCCCGAGCACCTTGGAGTTAAACGCCACAAGGGGGTGTCGATTTCCTATTTCTAGGAGGCCGTCTGAGTACGGAAGATAAAATATCAGAGCTACTCCCCTACAAACTCACTCATTTATTACTACAACCGACTCACTCATTCAGGTTTTCCAGCAATTTCCTTAGCTGATTAATCTGTTTATTTAGCAGTATGTGTTTGCTTCTCCACCCCCTTTAAATATTAAGTTTTTATTGTCTGAATAATATGTGAAATTCTCTCAATTTGACATGTTCTTGATGTTCTATGACACATGTATATATATCTTCCTTTGGGCAACTGCATTTGCACATAATTTGTCCTTTTGACATATTCTTTTGGCATCTGATGTTATGTACATTCAAATTCTTGGAAAGTGTTTGATGAACCCCTTATTTACCTGTATCAAGTTCAAAGCTTTAGCTCCGGTTATTCTTTGTCCACTAAGctagcacaacaacaacaaactcagtgaattcccacaagtggggtctggggagggttggggtctggggagggtgaGATGTATGCAGCCTTACAGAGAGGATGTTTCCGGAAGACCCTCCATTAAGCTAGCACACGTTTGCTAAATCTCTTTAACTAAGTCATTAGTTTACCCTTACCTGGTGAGCAGATGAGAATAAGAATGTCAAGTCAATGGTATACAACTGCACCCATTAGCCTTTGTGGCAGTGGCTGCAAACTTAGCAATAATGTACATTTTCCAAATTATTCAAttatgtgttatatatatatagttcaaaCTGCAGGCACCCGCTGCCAAAACCTTGCATTAGGCCATAGTGGAGATCTGCCTGAAGCTTTCTTAATCTATCTACATCTGGCCCATTTCCGAGCGCACAATTTTACCACTTTGAACTAGATGATAACTTATCGTTGAATGAACAAATGGATTGATATGATTCACTGCACCTTCAATGAACGGGATGGTATGGCTTGGTATGCAGAGGTGTTAGTATGATTTGCTTCTTCTTGGATGGTCAAATGTGTTTGAATGTGGGTTTGGTCTTGGGCATGCTGTAAGGGCTTGAAGTAGTTGAGGCTCGATATAtattgtaagcattttgggaggTTAAAAATGTGGTTTTGAAGTTCAAAGATTAAGCTATTGCTCATTAGACAACTTCTAGAGGAACACCGcaggttttcttttatttaaataaCAGTAGTGGTCGAGCCAACTTGTGTGTACCTCGTCCAATCCACGAGAAAAATGACTTAGCGTTTTTTGCTTTTGCTGGAATTTGAACCTCGGTGTCCTACCATCATTTCCAGTTTCATTTGCAGTTAGGCCACAACTGCAGATGCAGAACGCTATAGGCTATCTAATGCTAGTGAAGATTTACATGGTCATGGAGATGTTTCAGTCTCTTGTTGATTGTTTTTGGTCTGTGTTGGACGTTTGTCCTTTTTTCAGCAGCTAGAAGTGTCATGAAGACAAGGAATCTTCTAGCTCTCCTCCCTACCCCACCGCGATAAAAAAGGGAGaggttaataaataataaaaagaaaagatcCGGAGTACTGATTTTTTGGAGCTTTCTAGTTTCGCTTTTTTATCAGTTCGTTTTGTGAGTTGAACTGGTATAGCTTATCCGTAGTGTTTGAGGAAATGATGAGCTAAAAAAGATGCTTTCGCTGTCTATACTAATGCTTCACTAAGTAAAAGAGAATAAGGTTTTAACAGTAATCCATGGAATCATTAGTAAGCAATGAACATGCTCTACAGGAATGTGACTCTACTAGCGCTTAGACACCATAACTTCATAGCTATTGATGATAAAAGGAATAGTCACATTCCTAAAAGAAGCTGGTTTAGATAAATTTTGCAAGGAAAGGTTTAAGTACGTCTGGTCCATCAGGAAAGCTCCAAATTTTTTGTTTGACTGAGGTGGAAAAGCCATTGGATTAAAAAGAATGCTGGGAAGATTGCAGCAAAAAAATCTTTTTTAAGTTGACGTTTAGCATCAATGTCGGAGGATGCAAAGCGCAACTTATGTTTATGGTGATGTGCAGAAAGTAAAGGTCATTCTTTGGATTTATTTGTTgcaatttttaagattttagtTCCATAAGTCGCAACTTGCCTTTTCTGGTGCCCTTTTTATAACAGGTCCTGCTTGCATATAATTGTGGGCTGTGGCCAGGGTAGTTACTGTCATAAGAACAAAGTGTTGAAGGGCATATAAATAGCTAGCAAGTAGGCTAGTGGGACAGGACCGTTGTGTTTTGTACTGAGCTTACTTTGTCATCAGAGAGTAGAAAATTAGTCGTGATTAACAAGAATTATTCAATTTCATTTGGCCAGTATGATTGGATTCTGTATGATAAATGATGGAACAATAGGTAGTAGAATAGCTTCTTCGACAATAGCAATGGCTATTACTCGTTGCTATATCACTTAGCAAGTTTTTGTGATATCTAAGTTGTTCAAGTCAAGCATAACAGCTAGACAGACTTTCCGGTGGCCATCCATTGTGCTACCGACTTCCAATCTAGAGACTCATGTCACCACCAGTGAaacaaaagaagcaaacaaaCGTTTTTCCCTTCCCTTTGCCTTCTTTTTCATCAAATAGATGTGCAACCACTGATTAAAGGTATGAACCAATGATAAGGAATAAATGATATGTTCAAATTCCTCAGTTAGCTAAAAGCATAAGAGGAACCCATAATGTACACTTGCCGTTTTTCCTTAACGCCTTCTAATTTCCAGGTTGAGCCAAAAGATCATGATCCTGTTGGATATATGGATGGATTTGTTGCATTaatccttttattttttatttttatgataagTCATTCTGTTATGTTAATTCTTGCTTTATGTGTGTGTGCGTCTATTCATAGGCCGTCAAGAAAATAGGTTGAACCATTGAAGACTAAATATTCTCCAGGTAGAAGTAATGGTGGAATGGTGGTGGTCTTTAGTGGGAGCTGCTGTGCCAGCTGTAATGGCAGGTCAAGCTTTCAGGATGAAAAAGAGGAGAGATGAGGAGGAGAGGTTAAAGAGGGCGAGAGGACGCGAGAAGAACTCTGATGATATATTTGTTTGTGAAAGAGTGTGTACTTCAAAAAGGATGCTCAAGAAGGTTGGTGCATTTTCTAAAGACCCGACACCAGATACTTGTGTTACCGTTTGTGGTGTTTCCGAGCTTGATGCTTGTGCTGATGCATGTGCTCGGACTGTTTGTGTTAATCAGCATCAAGTGCCTAACTGGAACGATATCTGTCTTAAAAGGTGTCAAAGTGAGTGTCTTAGGATCTCACAATCTTCTGTAGTGTCTTCTTAGCCCATTGCTCTAACATTTTGCTTTATCATTTCAAGAATTCTGGTCTATTGACAGTCTTTTAAAGTTCATGAATATCATTTGTGCTATCTATTTTGACTATGTATCGAGATCTTGATATTGGTAGCTTGTGAACTGAAGACTAAATTACAACACAAACTTGATTTCCAGAACCGCCAGAATTCATTAGGGATTGAGATTGATTTTCATATCAACTGggttataatttttttttctttttgggtggGGTGGGGTTTTTAATTAGAATTCTAGATACATTTTTTGGTGTTATTTTAAGAGTGCATCAATCAATCAACTATGTCTCAATCCCGAATTAGTTGGGATGTTATATGAATCTTGTGTTTTCATACCACTTTGTTCCGATCCATTTCATTCTAATACCAAATAATTCACTCAAAGAAACTAGGAGTTGGCTAGATCTCATACTTTATCTCTCTATATGACATCCAAGTCTCTAACCAGTTTAAATGATGAATCATAGTGTTATACGTCAACCTATCCAAATAGTAACCAGTTTAGCATTAGCATGGAAGCGTTTCTCGTCTACCAGGTGAACAATGTTATCCGGTACTTATACATGTAGCTGTGAAATAAACGAGGTATGCTCAAGCTAACCTGGACGCCATGTTATTAAGCAAGAGAAACTCTCTTTCCCCATTACAGATAGAGATCATGATATATTTCTTAGATGCGCAGGAGCTGTCTTTTTCACCAGCCGGGGTGAGAGAGCAGCACTCCATCATGGTGATAGTGGTAAAGGTAAAGCCAAATTCAGTCAAACTCGCTCATTTGACACCCTTAGTAAATATGGCGCAGAAAAGGTTGTTTGGAAGTTTACAGTTAAGGTGAATCCATGAACTACAGGAATGCTACAAAGGCTAGGCGATGACGTGACTCGTACTAGGCCTCAAAATTTTAGAACCTTGTAGAGTTTCTAATAGTATGAATATTATACGATAAATAATAATAGTTTGAGAGATTGCAATATAAAAATTAAGAATTAGCTTTTCTTAGTGCCCGTTTGCCCATAAAAAGAATTTCACTTTTTTCCGAAAACTTTTTCAATATTTTTCGAAATCAGTTCGGCCATAATTTTTCAATTCTTACTTGAAGATAAATTTTGAaacttttcgaaaatttgaaaaactccaaaaaattatttttcaaaattttcacttagttaactcacaaaaattcaaaaacaatcaaaaattatattcatgtccaagcACAATTCTAATTTTCACTtgaatattattatttttacttgtatcggaattttacaattcttatgtccaaaggCCCACTTAGGCTAATACAAAAATTCGTTTTCAAAATTTATGAAGGTATTAGTTATACTGAAAACCAAATATTGTATCATTATCTCAAGAGTTATATACCATAAACTAAACGCTTCATTAATAGCCTAAACCAAACATTTGTTTGACCTGGATCAACCCACTCTTTTAAGGAACTCTATTCTTTTAGAAGTTGAGCGAATTAAAGACCCTGTTTATCTGCAAAAAAGAGCCTTTCCCCTTTCGAATTTCCTTAGTGCATACATCAAATAGAACAAAAGCAAATCTCCCAGCTCAACGTCGTCGATACTTTTAGGCTCAAGGGAGCAAAGAGAAGACAGAGATAAAGCACAGTACAACAAAATTTAACATGCTCAGAATCTGACGACAAGAAAACACTTGAAAGAATGACTAGATAATATAGAAGAAACTTGAATAGTACTACAATGAATGACCAAATATGCTAACGCACAAACATGACCTTTGCACAGAAATATTGACTAAAATAAGTTGAATTATAGCAAACCATTAAACGTTACCTCCGGTAAAGATCAAAACTTTACCACTAGAAAAACAAAAAACGACAACTACCCCTCAATCACAAACCAAAACAACTTTAGGTAAATATGAACAAGACAAGATAGGATTTAgaaatttgaattcaaagatcattcaacaacaaacaagtctacaattcttgaaaattgaataacATATACTCTAGTACCTACAGACCCAGAAATCTAGCATCAACAAGAGAAATTTCTACAATGAGAAGAAGCATCGTTATGCAGTTCTGAGGTCAgcgtgtgtgtgtatatatattgtTCTTCATATGAATGAAGAAAAGTAGCTAATTTTGCTCACTACTCACTTACTACAACATTTGATCATTCAGTTTAAAAAGGATTCTTGGCTCATCTAAACTTGACCAATACGCTAAAGCACAAATATTGCCTTTACACGGAAATGTTGAATTAAATGAGTTCGATAAGATGAATTACAGACGCAGGAACTCAGGAAAACCATCAAAAGTTAGCTCAGGTTCCAGATCAAACTTTACCACGAAAAAAAACATAGCAAGAATGCTTAAGAAAAATGCGACTAAGACAGACAGGAGAATTTCTTGAAATAAAAGATCATCCAACTACAAGCAAGTCTACAGCTACaagtcttgaaaattgaataaCATAAAGTACCTACAAACCCAACAAACCTACCAACAACAATAGAAATTTCTACAAACATAAGAAATCTACCAACAACAAGAGAATTTTCTACAATGAGAAGAGCACACTTGTGCAATACTGGGATCAGCATATATACTTCATCATATGAATGAAGAAAAGCAGCTACTTTTGCTCACTACTCCACTACAACATTTCAGCATAAAACTTAAAAGGATTTTTTGGCTAATGTAAACCTTACCAATTccttctgcctcaaattcaagACCCCTTAACCTCCAGCATTCTCATATTCCAATCAACTTGATCAGACTAAACGTTAATTCCATAGATTCAAAATTCTTGAGGCAATTCATTTAGAAACCATAAAATGAACCCTAAATTCCTTTTTAGTTATACTTCCTAGGCCTACCTCTTTTCTTAGCCCCCGTTGACGCTGACATCGGTCTTGGAGCCGAAGCTGGAGCCTGAGTCTGAGTCTGAGCTTGAGCCTGAACTGGAGCTGGAGCCGGAGCTGGAGCTGGAGCTGGAGCAGGAACCGGAATTGGAGTAGCATTTTGATTTGCAACATTCACATTTCCCTCGGACGAAAACATAGGTGGCATCCAACTAGGAAATCCTGCACCaccagcagcagcagcagcaggagGACTTTTCCCATTTTCCAGATCCCCATTCACAAACCCCATTGGGAAAAAACCCCAAATGCAATAATAAGCTTCTCTCCCAGGAACCAAAGGCGGCATTGACAAAATCTCAGTTGCAGTAAACGCCCTATTACACTTCTCACACCTTAAACAGCACCCTTCATAAACCCTAGGATACTCATACAAATTGTAACAGTACGGACACGCCGTCCACAAATTGACCACACTTTGCCCTCTCATCCCACCACTCACCGGTGTCGCTGCCGTCTTTGGCTGCTGAGGCTGAACCGGAACCCTATTCTGAAAATTCACCGGACTCGGGTTCGAATTCGGGTTCTGGTTCTGACCCGAATTACTCCCACCACTAGCCCTACTGCTTCTTCTCACAGGCAATTTCTCATCTCCTCTTTTTTGCTGTTTATTATAACTCTTAGGCCGTCCTCTTGTTGGAACCAAATTAACCCTACTAAAAAGGGAAAGCTCATTATCATAAAGACCCTTTTTAGTAGGATCCGAAAGAACAGCCCAAGCATCAGCAACAAGACCAAAAGCAGAATCAGAAGAAGGGTATTTATTCTTATCAGGGTGAAGAAGAAGAGCTAAACGACGATACTGTTTCTTAATTAGCTCAGAATCATCAGTACGGCTTTGGATTTGAAGAATAGAATACCAATCGTGGTGATTGTTGATTCGTTTTGAAGAAGCTAAAAGAACTTCAGCAATGGCTAAGATCTGATCTGGACCTTCTAATAAAGGCTCAGTTTCTTGGGCTAAAAGCGCAAAATCTTTACAAGGTCCGAAATCTTTTTCGCGTAGTAATTTTTCTGCAACGCCTAATAATCTTTCTGCTTCAGCTCTGCTTGTAGTAGTATGATGTTCCATTTTTTTCAGGGGCAATTTGGTTTTGATCTGAAAATGGGGACGGATAAAATGAAGGATGATTTTGGGAAGGGGGAAGGAGGGGTTACTGTGGAGTGCGTGTTAAGAGTGCAAAGGTTGTCGTTTTAGGACCAAATGAAATGATGTTTTGATTATGGGTATACCTGTCATTTCACACCCTGCTTTTCGACTCTACTTTCTAGTTACACTAGCgaggaataaatttcaaaatattaccAGAGAGGAAAAAAATAAAACTTAATGATTTACTAATTAGTTTGAACTTAAAGTTCTCATTTTTATATATAATTTGCTTTGGAGTTGTGTGGCTCATATTAAATAAATGTTGTTAGTAACTTATCCATCTTAATCGTTTGAAGAGtacttatttaaattttatttttaaataatttatataaataGGGATGATATAGTaaaattattatattatttattagTTTTTAAGGGTTGTGCTAAGTAAATATTGGACAAGTAAACTTGGGCGGATCGGAGGAAGTGTTTTgcaagaaagggaaagaaaagtgGCCATTTATAACATCCATGCATCTGTCCATTAGAAACTTTAGTTCTCAAATATTCAGCCAAATTCATGAACTAACTCGAGTGTCACGTTGCCTTAATGAACAATAGTACGTCATAGTATCAACTTTCTAGGATCTTACTTAAGTGGCTTAATAATTTGAATTTATTTCATATTCTACAAGCTATTGTTTCTAATACTTGTGTTTTTTTAGAACAACTTTTATCTTGCTAtccaaaactatttaaaatataaaatgattTTATTGAAATATTGGAGAAATATCTAAGCTAAAAatattgtttttttctttttcataaaatattttattagtgtTTGGTTGTcagaaaataatttaatttttgaaaaataatttcccCCCAACTAAATACACTCTAATCTTGTACTGTCTTGGTTATATATGCATACTTTTTCGTCACATTCGTTATTAAACTAAACTTGGACCTATTTTTTAACATGAAtactttttattttatcttaCTGACTTAAAACAAATCCTTCACCACTGCTCTTTTCTATTTTAATTAGCAGAATTAATTTAAATAACAGTTCACCCAACTGCTTAAACTTAAACTAGctgatgtatatatattatatgaatTATTCATGTATATTATAAGTATAACTATGTACTATCAACGGATAATCCATATACACCAgctaagaaaaataaataatgtaAAAGAACTGATATTTGTTTAAAGATCCCGGATGTTATTTGATACGTGCTAAGTCAGTATAGCTCAACGTCTTTTGTATGGCAAAAATTCATTATAAGTTGACTAATTTATGGTTATTCCTAAGTTAAGTAATTCTCGTGAGCCATCCGTCATATTTGTGCATTGCTTTGGGTTAAGCTAAAAAAGATTATTTCAATAATGACCCTCTTAGTTGTGAACTTATCTCATGTAGCCATTCTCTTCTATTAGAGTGGAAGATTTGCAGAGTGAGCAAGCTCATACAGACTATGTGATGTTTTCACCTTTTACCACTAAATATTCTTTTTTTAGGAAATGGAACTACTTATATATTAATACTAAAGTTGGTTAATAGTGTTACATTCCATTGAAAATGCCTGTTAGGGCAT comes from the Nicotiana sylvestris chromosome 4, ASM39365v2, whole genome shotgun sequence genome and includes:
- the LOC104218649 gene encoding uncharacterized protein, whose protein sequence is MEHHTTTSRAEAERLLGVAEKLLREKDFGPCKDFALLAQETEPLLEGPDQILAIAEVLLASSKRINNHHDWYSILQIQSRTDDSELIKKQYRRLALLLHPDKNKYPSSDSAFGLVADAWAVLSDPTKKGLYDNELSLFSRVNLVPTRGRPKSYNKQQKRGDEKLPVRRSSRASGGSNSGQNQNPNSNPSPVNFQNRVPVQPQQPKTAATPVSGGMRGQSVVNLWTACPYCYNLYEYPRVYEGCCLRCEKCNRAFTATEILSMPPLVPGREAYYCIWGFFPMGFVNGDLENGKSPPAAAAAGGAGFPSWMPPMFSSEGNVNVANQNATPIPVPAPAPAPAPAPAPVQAQAQTQTQAPASAPRPMSASTGAKKRGRPRKYN